One Nicotiana tomentosiformis chromosome 4, ASM39032v3, whole genome shotgun sequence genomic window carries:
- the LOC138910337 gene encoding uncharacterized protein has translation MVREIGVAVTPDLATYLKSRGNVAKVKVKINLLKPRLDQIWDVLKIQCRNKIRDERIKVQREEQKKKKEVPNKVDEDFQTVNRRNGSKMKSGPTTKHQNKEDHQSTILYNSTKENKETTKHQQAKECNQGVETQEARPTQKGGRNIGISIIEPKDNQHFSTIKEVPGKGKGKLEDDGNNNTCSVTKEGQIEGNGDHTTNYTEANNKQKKRNSKKKKKKNETEEESWIQEEGNNQPIITNQEKKESVDNMDISMQGENGQTMQQGAHPNVSYPQRDINQANLNMQTSETTIGVYHGEVQNNYLKLISGTSLEEEQNLSYEEDEGLGEVDYSDEISSEASDEYASMDSDGKVSEESTDPVEESNGATTDAQANILVDTFCSQSLVDINVTSELANAIRGRGRGRGRGNSIGGRQATRGRGGKHLKQQFVGSSQANHFSNVSND, from the exons ATGGTAAGGGAGATTGGTGTTGCGGTTACTCCTGACTTGGCAACATACTTAAAATCCAGAGGAAATGTGGCCAAAGTAAAGGTGAAAATTAATTTGTTGAAACCAAGACTTGACCAGATATG GGACGTCTTGAAAATTCAGTGCAGAAACAAAATCAGGGATGAAAGAATCAAGGTACAGAGAGaggaacaaaaaaagaaaaaagaagtacCAAACAAAGTTGATGAAGATTTCCAAACTGTGAATAGAAGAAATGGATCAAAAATGAAGTCTGGGCCAACCACCAAGCACCAAAACAAAGAAGATCATCAGAGTACAATTCTTTATAATTCAACAAAGGAGAATAAAGAAACAACAAAACATCAACAAGCCAAGGAATGCAATCAAGGTGTTGAAACTCAAGAGGCAAGACCAACACAAAAGGGAGGAAGAAATATTGGTATCAGCATCATTGAGCCTAAAGATAATCAACATTTCTCAACAATTAAGGAGGTTCCAGGAAAAGGGAAAGGGAAACTAGAAGATGATGGAAACAACAATACTTGCAGTGTAACAAAGGAGGGTCAAATTGAAGGCAATGGAGACCACACGACAAACTACACTGAGGCAAATAACAAGCAGAAAAAGAGGAAcagtaagaagaaaaagaagaaaaacgaaACTGAGGAGGAAAGTTGGATCCAGGAAGAGGGTAATAATCAACCAATTATCACAAACCAAGAGAAGAAAGAAAGTGTTGACAATATGGATATCTCAATGCAGGGAGAGAATGGGCAAACAATGCAACAGGGAGCacatccaaatgtatcctacccgcaAAGGGATATTAATCAAGCCAACTTGAATATGCAAACTAGTGAGACCACTATTGGAGTTTATCATGGAGAAGTCCAAAATAACTATCTTAAACTCATTAGTGGCACAAGTTTAGAAGAGGAACAGA ATTTATCGTATGAAGAAGATGAAGGCTTAGGGGAAGTGGATTATTCAGATGAAATAAGTTCAGAAGCAAGTGATGAATATGCAAGTATGGATAGTGATGGAAAAGTAAGTGAAGAATCTACAGATCCAGTAGAGGAATCCAATGGTGCAACAACTGATGCTCAAGCAAACATATTGGTGGATACGTTTTGTTCACAATCACTGGTAGATATTAATGTGACTTCAGAGCTTGCCAATGCCATCAGAGGTAGGggtaggggcagaggtagaggaaATAGCATAGGGGGCAGACAAGCAACAAGAGGAAGGGGTGGTAAGCACCTTAAACAACAGTTTGTGGGATCTTCACAGGCAAATCACTTTTCAAATGTATCTAATGATTAA